In the Desulfobacterales bacterium genome, one interval contains:
- a CDS encoding flagellar hook assembly protein FlgD, whose translation MMSVGSVTTNSSGYNAFIEDNAARATTEKDPLGRDAFLTMLVAQLKNQDPLNPMQGSDFSAQLAQFSSLEQLFNVNDNLETLQGSFDQGNEENFLDYIGKQVSVKDSSLALADGESIGGAYALDEAASVVINIYDADGLQVAQLTPGSLDAGIHEVGWSGKGEAGELFPDGKYTYEVYRLDNNGSFTQLDTGFNGKITGVTFEQGTPYLLMGDRLVTPSAVTRVWQDG comes from the coding sequence ATGATGTCAGTAGGATCGGTAACAACCAATAGCAGCGGCTACAACGCCTTTATTGAGGACAATGCTGCCCGTGCGACCACGGAAAAAGATCCTCTGGGCCGGGATGCCTTTTTAACCATGTTGGTGGCGCAGCTTAAAAACCAGGACCCCCTCAATCCGATGCAGGGATCGGATTTTTCGGCCCAGTTGGCCCAATTTTCCTCACTGGAGCAATTATTCAATGTCAACGACAACCTAGAGACACTTCAGGGCAGCTTTGATCAGGGCAATGAGGAGAATTTTCTCGATTATATCGGAAAGCAGGTTTCGGTAAAGGACAGCTCTCTGGCTCTGGCCGATGGAGAAAGTATCGGCGGCGCTTATGCGCTCGATGAGGCAGCTTCCGTTGTCATCAACATATATGATGCCGATGGCCTTCAGGTTGCGCAGCTTACACCGGGGAGCCTGGATGCCGGAATACATGAAGTCGGGTGGAGCGGCAAGGGAGAAGCAGGCGAGCTGTTCCCAGACGGAAAGTATACCTACGAAGTGTATCGTCTGGACAACAACGGTTCATTTACCCAGTTGGACACTGGGTTCAACGGCAAAATTACGGGCGTTACCTTTGAACAGGGTACCCCCTATCTGCTGATGGGAGATCGACTGGTGACGCCTTCAGCCGTGACCAGGGTATGGCAAGATGGATAG